A DNA window from Amycolatopsis sp. DSM 110486 contains the following coding sequences:
- a CDS encoding AMP-binding protein has product MTLWGAGARLVDAAGGRTLAGDELDAEVARVAAALGELPAGVLFARMSVDLVSVLRYLGAVEAHRAVALIDPALDADVLAGLITRFRPAAVLAAPDAPVPEGYTASGENWVRESADGVKPHPELAVLLPTSGSTGNPKLVRLSRTGLLANAEAIAEVLSVDADEIAPTCLPLHYSYGLSVLNSHLVRGATVVIEASGVLGRGFWDAVNEYGITSLSGVPYHYEMLRRLKFDPEKYPTLRTLTQAGGKLRDELVVEFNDKMRAVGGRMYVMYGQTEASPRMTTVPAERLADKIGSAGPALPGGAFSVRRDDGIETKHPKIVGEVVYRGPNVMMGYADDEAGLAAGDECGGLLATGDLGYLDEEGYLFITGRLKRIGKVFGNRVSLDDLELAVRQAAVGIDVVAAVPAGDKVVLWAELPEGDGAKAICKDASRALSERLHLHTSGFDVRPIDTVPLLASGKIDYRSLEGRV; this is encoded by the coding sequence GTGACGCTGTGGGGTGCGGGTGCCCGGCTGGTCGACGCGGCCGGGGGCCGCACGCTGGCGGGCGACGAGCTGGACGCGGAGGTCGCGCGCGTCGCGGCCGCGCTCGGTGAGCTGCCCGCGGGTGTGCTGTTCGCGCGGATGTCCGTCGACCTGGTGAGCGTGCTGCGCTACCTCGGCGCCGTCGAGGCCCACCGCGCGGTGGCGCTGATCGACCCGGCGCTCGACGCCGACGTGCTCGCGGGCCTGATCACGCGGTTCCGGCCCGCCGCCGTGCTGGCCGCGCCGGACGCCCCGGTGCCCGAGGGCTACACGGCGTCCGGCGAGAACTGGGTGCGCGAGTCGGCTGACGGCGTGAAGCCGCACCCCGAGCTCGCCGTGCTGCTGCCGACGAGTGGTTCCACTGGCAACCCCAAGCTCGTCCGCCTCTCGCGCACCGGTTTGCTCGCCAACGCCGAGGCGATCGCCGAAGTGCTGAGCGTCGACGCCGACGAGATCGCCCCCACCTGCCTGCCGTTGCACTACAGCTACGGCCTTTCGGTGCTGAATTCGCACCTCGTGCGTGGCGCGACCGTGGTGATCGAAGCGTCGGGCGTGCTCGGCCGCGGATTCTGGGACGCGGTGAACGAATACGGCATCACGTCGCTGTCCGGCGTGCCGTACCACTACGAAATGTTGCGGCGCCTCAAGTTCGACCCCGAGAAGTACCCGACGCTGCGCACGCTCACGCAGGCCGGCGGCAAGCTGCGCGACGAGCTCGTGGTCGAGTTCAACGACAAGATGCGCGCGGTCGGCGGCCGGATGTACGTGATGTACGGCCAGACCGAGGCCTCGCCGCGCATGACCACCGTGCCCGCCGAGCGCCTCGCCGACAAGATCGGCTCCGCCGGCCCCGCGCTTCCCGGCGGCGCGTTCTCCGTCCGCCGCGACGACGGGATCGAGACCAAGCACCCCAAGATCGTCGGTGAGGTCGTCTACCGTGGACCCAACGTGATGATGGGCTACGCCGACGACGAGGCCGGCCTGGCCGCGGGCGACGAGTGCGGCGGGCTGCTCGCCACCGGTGACCTCGGGTACCTCGACGAAGAGGGGTACCTGTTCATCACCGGGCGGCTCAAGCGCATCGGCAAGGTGTTCGGCAACCGCGTGAGCCTCGACGACCTGGAGCTCGCCGTGCGCCAGGCCGCGGTGGGCATCGACGTGGTGGCGGCCGTGCCGGCGGGCGACAAGGTCGTGCTGTGGGCCGAGCTGCCCGAGGGCGACGGCGCCAAGGCGATCTGCAAGGACGCGTCGCGCGCGTTGTCGGAGCGGCTGCACCTGCACACCAGCGGGTTCGACGTGCGGCCGATCGACACGGTGCCGCTGCTGGCCAGCGGGAAGATCGACTACCGGTCGTTGGAAGGACGGGTATGA
- a CDS encoding UDP-N-acetylglucosamine acyltransferase has translation MANRIHPTAIIGEGVELGDDNVIGPYTVIVGPTRIGDGNWIGPHVTIGTPGEDRGREHPAGWDTAPTGDADADGHGVVIGSRNRIREYATVHQGTWRTTTLGSDGYYLRGSHIAHDCLVGSGVTIASNVLTGGHCHIWDGANLGMGAILHQKVVVGPGAMVGMASAVRREVGAFTIAVGNPARVTGVNVVGLSRRGLDEATIEALGPWLKGKEGLPEDGLADRLPGDLSTLVKAWDARPRDEH, from the coding sequence GTGGCCAACCGAATCCACCCCACCGCGATCATCGGCGAAGGCGTCGAGCTCGGCGACGACAACGTGATCGGACCGTACACGGTGATCGTCGGCCCGACCAGGATCGGCGACGGCAACTGGATCGGCCCGCACGTGACCATCGGCACGCCGGGCGAGGACCGTGGCCGTGAACACCCCGCCGGCTGGGACACCGCACCGACCGGCGACGCGGACGCCGACGGCCACGGTGTGGTGATCGGCAGCCGCAACCGCATCCGCGAGTACGCGACCGTCCACCAGGGCACCTGGCGCACCACCACGCTCGGCAGCGACGGTTACTACCTGCGCGGCTCCCACATAGCCCACGACTGCCTGGTCGGCTCCGGCGTCACCATCGCGTCCAACGTGCTCACCGGCGGCCACTGCCACATCTGGGACGGCGCCAACCTCGGCATGGGCGCGATCCTGCACCAGAAGGTGGTGGTCGGTCCCGGCGCGATGGTCGGCATGGCCTCGGCCGTGCGGCGCGAGGTGGGCGCGTTCACGATCGCCGTGGGCAACCCGGCGCGCGTCACCGGCGTGAACGTCGTGGGCCTGTCCCGCCGAGGTCTGGACGAGGCCACGATCGAGGCACTGGGGCCGTGGCTGAAGGGCAAGGAGGGCCTCCCGGAGGATGGGCTGGCCGACCGCCTGCCCGGCGACCTCTCTACCTTGGTCAAAGCGTGGGACGCCCGCCCGCGCGACGAGCACTAG
- a CDS encoding SDR family NAD(P)-dependent oxidoreductase has translation MTDLTGRVALVTGGTRGIGLATARALVEAGATVVLTGRDEARAKEAAEAVGAAAGLALDVTDAKAVSTVVRGVAKEHGRLDVVVANAGIMEDALLGMIREELVDTTLATNVAGTLHTVQAAARAMMRKKSGAIVVLASVVGQYGSAGQTVYAASKAAVANIARSAAKELGRSGIRVNAVAPGVIETDLTSGLSEDAKAGNVAKTPLGRLGTAEDVAKAIRFLVSDDAAFITGQVLGIDGGLVL, from the coding sequence ATGACTGATCTCACCGGGCGCGTCGCGCTGGTGACCGGAGGTACGCGCGGGATCGGCCTGGCCACCGCGCGCGCCCTGGTCGAGGCCGGCGCCACGGTGGTCCTGACCGGCCGCGACGAGGCCCGCGCGAAGGAAGCCGCGGAAGCCGTCGGTGCCGCCGCCGGCCTTGCGCTCGACGTCACCGACGCCAAGGCCGTGTCGACGGTCGTCCGCGGGGTCGCGAAGGAGCACGGCAGGCTCGACGTCGTGGTCGCCAACGCCGGGATCATGGAGGACGCGCTCCTCGGCATGATCCGCGAGGAGCTCGTCGACACCACGCTGGCCACCAACGTCGCCGGCACGCTGCACACTGTGCAGGCCGCGGCGCGGGCCATGATGCGTAAAAAATCCGGCGCGATCGTGGTGCTCGCCTCCGTGGTGGGACAGTACGGAAGCGCAGGTCAGACCGTGTACGCGGCGTCGAAGGCGGCGGTGGCCAACATCGCGCGCTCGGCCGCGAAGGAGCTCGGCCGCTCGGGTATCCGCGTGAACGCGGTGGCGCCCGGCGTGATCGAGACGGACCTCACCTCGGGGCTGTCCGAGGACGCGAAGGCGGGCAACGTCGCGAAGACGCCGCTGGGCCGGCTCGGGACCGCCGAGGACGTGGCGAAGGCGATCCGGTTCCTGGTGAGCGACGACGCCGCGTTCATCACCGGACAGGTGCTGGGGATCGACGGAGGCTTGGTGCTGTGA
- a CDS encoding acyl carrier protein, with translation MPEVAPKLREVFVEALDLDGDVDVENLKYRDIEAWDSVGHMALVAAIEAEFDVEFDTDQVIDMSSFKVAVDMVTELKSKND, from the coding sequence ATGCCGGAAGTCGCCCCCAAGCTGCGCGAGGTCTTCGTAGAGGCGCTCGACCTCGACGGTGACGTGGACGTCGAGAACCTGAAGTACCGCGACATCGAGGCGTGGGACTCGGTCGGCCACATGGCGCTGGTCGCGGCCATCGAGGCCGAGTTCGACGTCGAGTTCGACACCGACCAGGTCATCGACATGTCGAGCTTCAAGGTCGCCGTGGACATGGTGACCGAGCTGAAGTCGAAGAATGACTGA
- a CDS encoding SigE family RNA polymerase sigma factor, translating into MARSDDEFVEFVQASSNRLTHAAYLLTGDRHQAEDAAQTAFTRTYAAWSRVRRKDAYAYARTVLVNHVIDGWRRPLREYASEEVPERPTSQDVAQAVTQREWLTSALARLTGRERAVVVLRHFFDLPEQAVADELGVSVGTVKSTNSRALAKLRVDAGPEDVLIGGSGR; encoded by the coding sequence GTGGCGCGCAGTGACGACGAGTTCGTCGAGTTCGTGCAGGCCTCGTCGAACCGGCTCACCCACGCGGCGTACCTGCTGACCGGCGACCGCCACCAGGCCGAGGACGCCGCGCAGACCGCCTTCACCCGCACTTACGCCGCCTGGTCGCGCGTGCGACGCAAGGACGCCTACGCGTACGCCCGGACCGTGCTGGTCAACCACGTGATCGACGGCTGGCGGCGCCCGCTGCGCGAGTACGCCTCCGAGGAAGTGCCGGAGCGGCCGACGAGCCAGGACGTCGCGCAGGCCGTGACGCAGCGCGAGTGGCTGACGTCCGCGCTGGCGCGGCTGACGGGCCGCGAACGGGCCGTGGTGGTGCTCAGGCACTTCTTCGACCTGCCGGAACAGGCGGTCGCCGATGAATTGGGCGTGTCGGTGGGTACCGTCAAGAGCACGAACTCGCGGGCGCTCGCGAAGCTGCGGGTGGACGCCGGGCCGGAAGACGTGCTGATCGGAGGGAGCGGGCGGTGA
- a CDS encoding Uma2 family endonuclease codes for MSALEWPHHLLTLDDWAELPETSEFHVEVVEGVLAVSPRPLVFHQRSIWRATYLLDEQLAPDFGAVNEAELLLNEAPPTVRVPDVLVAPASVLDENPARVRAEDALLVVEILPEGAKRTDQVTKHFEYADAGIEHYWIIDLDAPISMITYRLVDGDYENFGEHSGKVELDVAGMPVVLDLDALIAGRVQKL; via the coding sequence ATGAGTGCCCTCGAGTGGCCTCACCACCTCCTGACCCTCGACGACTGGGCGGAACTTCCGGAGACCTCGGAGTTCCATGTCGAAGTCGTCGAAGGGGTTCTCGCTGTGTCGCCGCGCCCGCTCGTTTTTCACCAGCGTTCGATCTGGCGAGCTACGTACCTGCTGGACGAGCAGCTCGCACCAGACTTCGGTGCGGTCAATGAAGCAGAGCTGCTGCTCAACGAGGCTCCGCCTACCGTGCGTGTGCCGGATGTGCTGGTCGCTCCAGCTTCCGTACTCGACGAAAACCCAGCGCGAGTGCGTGCCGAAGATGCCCTTCTGGTCGTGGAGATCCTGCCCGAAGGCGCCAAGCGCACCGACCAGGTCACCAAGCACTTCGAGTACGCCGACGCCGGCATCGAGCACTACTGGATCATCGACCTCGACGCGCCCATCAGCATGATCACCTATCGTCTTGTCGACGGCGACTACGAGAACTTCGGCGAGCACTCCGGCAAAGTCGAGCTCGACGTCGCGGGTATGCCCGTGGTGCTGGACCTGGACGCGCTCATCGCGGGTCGCGTGCAAAAGCTCTAG
- a CDS encoding DapH/DapD/GlmU-related protein: MFFDDDRSNRLRPMIMNDLVSQYLNDAERAAFYGLPSTCRVRERVKIISPENLTMGEHCWIGEGAALDASGGLEIGEHTSIGLNTLIFTHSSWLANMTLQNHSGSDLIERKPVKIGKGCFIGGLVVIMAGVTIGDFATVQPNSVVAKDVPPRTLVAGNPARVFQRYDEEYIQSEVERVRAENARRRGLSDDASGWGSPAGDFSG; encoded by the coding sequence ATGTTCTTCGATGACGACCGCAGCAACCGCCTGCGGCCGATGATCATGAACGACCTCGTTTCGCAGTACCTGAACGACGCCGAGCGGGCGGCGTTCTACGGGCTGCCTTCGACGTGCCGCGTGCGCGAGCGCGTGAAGATCATCAGCCCCGAGAACCTCACCATGGGCGAGCACTGCTGGATCGGCGAAGGCGCGGCCCTCGACGCGAGCGGCGGCCTGGAGATCGGCGAGCACACCAGCATCGGCCTCAACACGCTCATCTTCACGCACTCGAGCTGGCTCGCGAACATGACGCTGCAGAACCACTCCGGCAGCGACCTCATCGAGCGCAAACCCGTGAAGATCGGCAAGGGCTGCTTCATCGGCGGCTTGGTCGTCATCATGGCCGGCGTGACGATCGGCGACTTCGCCACCGTGCAGCCCAACTCGGTGGTGGCCAAGGACGTCCCGCCGCGCACCCTGGTCGCCGGCAACCCCGCGCGCGTGTTCCAGCGCTACGACGAGGAGTACATCCAGTCCGAAGTGGAGCGGGTGCGCGCGGAGAACGCCCGCCGCCGCGGCCTGTCGGACGACGCCTCCGGCTGGGGCTCCCCGGCCGGCGACTTCAGCGGGTAG
- a CDS encoding Gfo/Idh/MocA family protein has product MTHRIALIGTGNMGSLHARVLAANERVDLVRVIDPREEAGRAVAERYETQWTPELDSLSDVDAVVLASATEVHYDLAQEILGQGKPMLVEKPVCNSFELSQEIVALSEQKDVPLMCGLLERYNPAVMTARALVNEPVHFMARRHGPYAPRIKTGVAWDLLVHDVDLAIQFFGGATPARVTSGAGYFHPSSVEGAEDAIETVLSFPTGLATVSASRLGQKKVRSLVVSELDRLIEIDLLRRDVTIYRHVSHDSVTPDGLGYRQQTVIEIPELVTAREPLATQLDRFLDLLEGKIDAAVERDLILPSHHVVAQVLTQAAA; this is encoded by the coding sequence ATGACCCACCGCATCGCCCTGATCGGCACGGGCAACATGGGCTCGCTGCACGCGCGCGTGCTGGCGGCCAACGAGCGCGTGGACCTCGTCCGCGTGATCGACCCGCGCGAGGAAGCCGGCCGCGCCGTCGCCGAGCGCTACGAGACGCAGTGGACGCCGGAGCTCGACTCACTGTCCGATGTGGACGCCGTGGTGCTCGCGTCGGCCACCGAGGTGCACTACGACCTCGCGCAGGAGATCCTCGGCCAGGGCAAGCCGATGCTCGTCGAGAAGCCGGTGTGCAACAGCTTCGAGCTGTCGCAGGAGATCGTGGCGCTGTCCGAGCAGAAGGACGTGCCGCTGATGTGCGGCCTGCTCGAGCGCTACAACCCAGCCGTGATGACGGCGCGGGCGCTGGTCAACGAGCCGGTGCATTTCATGGCACGCCGCCACGGCCCGTACGCGCCGCGCATCAAGACCGGCGTCGCGTGGGACCTGCTGGTGCACGACGTCGACCTGGCGATCCAGTTCTTCGGCGGCGCCACGCCGGCCCGCGTCACCTCGGGTGCCGGCTATTTCCACCCGAGCTCGGTCGAGGGCGCGGAGGACGCCATCGAGACGGTGCTGTCGTTCCCGACCGGCCTGGCCACGGTGTCGGCTTCGCGGCTGGGACAGAAGAAGGTGCGTTCGCTGGTCGTGTCCGAACTGGACCGGCTGATCGAGATCGACCTGCTGCGCCGCGACGTGACGATCTACCGCCACGTGTCGCACGACTCCGTGACGCCCGACGGCCTCGGTTACCGGCAGCAGACCGTGATCGAGATCCCGGAGCTGGTCACCGCGCGCGAGCCGCTGGCCACGCAGCTGGACCGGTTCCTGGACCTGCTCGAGGGCAAGATCGACGCCGCCGTGGAGCGCGACCTGATCCTGCCGTCGCACCACGTGGTGGCGCAGGTGCTCACGCAGGCCGCGGCTTAG
- a CDS encoding DegT/DnrJ/EryC1/StrS aminotransferase family protein encodes MIPITVVDVRDAEDLVVEVLRSGAIAQGPMVKRFEDAFAHVAGTKHAIAVNNGTTALVASLQALDLAPGDEVITTPFTFVATLNAILEAGATVRFADIRRDDFAIDPDAVGAAVTDRTKVLMPVHLYGQTADMGKLAPLAAEHGLQVIEDSAQAVGASFEGRAAGSYGIGCFSLYATKNVTTAEGGVITTDDDVLADKLRVLRNQGMRARYQYEMAGHNYRMTDLHAAVGIPQLEKLDQLTAARQANAKRLSEGLAGTPGLDIPQVLPGREHVWHQYTVLVGPHAMLSRDELAASLTERGIGNGIYYPKIVFDYDCYRGHPLIPGADVNDFPVATAVAAQALSLPVHPHLTDAQLDKIIETVREVLGA; translated from the coding sequence ATGATCCCCATTACCGTGGTCGACGTCCGTGACGCGGAAGACCTCGTCGTCGAGGTGCTGCGATCCGGCGCCATCGCACAGGGGCCGATGGTCAAGCGCTTCGAGGACGCCTTCGCGCACGTCGCGGGCACGAAGCACGCCATCGCCGTGAACAACGGCACCACCGCGTTGGTCGCCTCACTGCAGGCGCTGGACCTGGCACCGGGTGACGAGGTGATCACCACGCCGTTCACGTTCGTCGCGACGCTGAACGCCATCCTCGAGGCCGGCGCCACCGTCCGGTTCGCCGACATCCGGCGCGACGACTTCGCGATCGACCCCGACGCCGTGGGCGCCGCCGTCACGGACCGCACCAAGGTCCTGATGCCGGTGCACCTGTACGGCCAGACGGCGGACATGGGCAAGCTCGCCCCGCTCGCCGCCGAGCACGGGCTGCAGGTCATCGAGGACTCGGCGCAGGCGGTCGGCGCGTCGTTCGAGGGCCGCGCCGCCGGCTCGTACGGCATCGGCTGCTTCTCGCTGTACGCGACGAAGAACGTGACCACCGCCGAGGGCGGCGTGATCACCACCGACGACGACGTGCTGGCCGACAAGCTGCGCGTGCTGCGCAACCAGGGCATGCGCGCCCGCTACCAGTACGAGATGGCCGGTCACAACTACCGGATGACAGACCTGCACGCGGCCGTCGGCATCCCGCAGCTGGAGAAGCTCGACCAGCTCACCGCGGCCCGCCAGGCCAACGCGAAGCGGCTGTCGGAGGGGCTGGCGGGCACGCCGGGCCTCGACATCCCGCAGGTGCTGCCGGGCCGTGAGCACGTGTGGCACCAGTACACCGTGCTCGTGGGCCCGCACGCGATGCTCTCGCGCGACGAGCTGGCCGCCTCGCTCACCGAGCGCGGCATCGGCAACGGGATCTACTACCCCAAGATCGTGTTCGACTACGACTGCTACCGCGGCCACCCGCTGATCCCGGGCGCCGACGTGAACGACTTCCCGGTGGCCACGGCCGTCGCGGCGCAGGCGCTTTCGCTGCCGGTGCACCCGCACCTGACCGACGCGCAGCTCGACAAGATCATCGAAACGGTTCGCGAGGTGCTCGGCGCATGA
- a CDS encoding acyl-CoA reductase: protein MMSLEQRFPVAEPVEVGSLLAEVRAEPPGGRLTVGDPRVVEFVTKFARKLLAPALARRYPELASLGFFLRKGELAKALSTLETSGDSLRFPRGLVFHVPPANVDTIFVYSWALSALAGNPNVVRVSSRSAGAAEAVLEALNAALDDVSPATAATIRATQRMVTYDRSDEVSGALSLAADLRVIWGGDGSVAALRKYPLAPHARDLTFPDRSSFAVASVRGWQEATPEQRRAAAEGFYNDSYWFDQAACSSPRAVFWVGDADGARVAGEEFRALLASVLEAKQHVTEPAMAVQKRVSAYGAAVDGLVSAISFDGNSLATLELTDATVMPREWLGAGTFANAHLASLGELVPLVLRKDQTVAQFGFTRDELLEFVTELAGRGVDRVVPFGSALTFAGVWDGYDLLAEFSRLVTVQT from the coding sequence ATGATGTCTCTGGAGCAGCGGTTCCCTGTTGCGGAGCCGGTTGAGGTTGGTTCGCTGCTGGCCGAGGTGCGCGCCGAACCGCCGGGTGGCCGGCTGACCGTCGGCGACCCGCGCGTGGTCGAGTTCGTCACGAAGTTCGCGCGCAAGCTCCTCGCGCCCGCCCTCGCGCGGCGTTACCCGGAGCTGGCCTCGCTGGGTTTCTTCCTGCGCAAGGGAGAGCTCGCGAAAGCACTGTCCACTTTGGAAACCTCCGGCGACTCGCTGCGGTTCCCGCGCGGTCTCGTGTTTCACGTGCCGCCGGCCAACGTCGACACGATCTTCGTGTATTCGTGGGCCCTTTCGGCGCTGGCGGGCAACCCGAACGTCGTGCGCGTGTCGTCGCGCTCGGCGGGGGCGGCGGAGGCCGTGCTGGAGGCGTTGAACGCGGCGCTGGACGACGTGTCGCCGGCGACCGCGGCGACCATCCGCGCGACCCAGCGCATGGTCACCTACGACCGCAGCGACGAGGTCAGCGGCGCCCTGTCGCTGGCCGCCGACCTGCGCGTGATCTGGGGCGGCGACGGTTCCGTCGCCGCGCTGCGCAAGTACCCGCTGGCGCCGCACGCGCGCGACCTCACGTTCCCGGACCGCTCGTCGTTCGCGGTCGCGTCGGTGCGCGGCTGGCAGGAGGCCACGCCGGAGCAGCGGCGGGCGGCGGCCGAGGGCTTCTACAACGACTCGTACTGGTTCGACCAGGCCGCGTGCTCGTCGCCGCGGGCGGTGTTCTGGGTCGGCGACGCCGACGGTGCGCGCGTGGCGGGCGAAGAGTTCCGGGCGCTGCTGGCATCGGTGCTCGAGGCCAAGCAGCACGTGACCGAGCCGGCGATGGCCGTGCAGAAGCGCGTGTCGGCCTACGGCGCGGCCGTCGACGGGCTCGTGTCGGCGATCTCTTTCGACGGAAATTCCCTGGCGACGCTGGAGCTCACCGACGCCACCGTGATGCCCCGCGAATGGCTCGGCGCCGGCACTTTCGCCAACGCGCACCTCGCCTCGTTGGGTGAACTCGTGCCGCTGGTTCTGCGCAAGGACCAGACCGTGGCCCAGTTCGGATTTACCCGCGACGAGCTGCTTGAGTTCGTGACGGAGCTGGCCGGGCGCGGTGTCGATCGGGTGGTGCCGTTCGGCTCTGCCTTGACCTTTGCGGGCGTCTGGGACGGTTACGATCTGCTTGCCGAGTTCAGCCGTCTGGTCACGGTGCAGACCTGA
- a CDS encoding acyl-protein synthetase — protein sequence MSVFTRSQAEREAQLLPELAELTAHHRASSEGYDRILTSLGIAPNAQFATIADLPWLPVRMFKTHDLKSIPDAEVFKTLTSSGTTGAGASRIYLDKDAAGAQTKQLGATLQEVLGGERLPMLMVDTIGIIKNRRSFSARGAGVLGMANFGRKHTYVLDENDQPDVEAVKKFLAEYGDKPFLIFGFTFMVWLYLYEVARDHGLDLSNGILIHSGGWKKLIDRAVDNTEFRLRFKEDTGLTRIHNYYGMIEQIGTVFLEGPSGNSLYCPDFADVVIRDPETWREQPVGKPGVIEVVSTLPRSYPGHVLLTEDLGVYNGIDDGDWPGKHFSVLGRLPKAEARGCSDTFSGAAA from the coding sequence ATGAGTGTGTTCACGCGCTCGCAGGCCGAGCGGGAGGCGCAGCTGCTTCCCGAGCTCGCGGAGCTGACCGCGCACCACCGCGCGAGCTCCGAGGGCTACGACCGGATCCTGACGTCGCTCGGAATCGCGCCGAACGCGCAGTTCGCCACGATCGCGGACCTGCCGTGGCTGCCGGTGCGCATGTTCAAGACCCACGACCTCAAGTCCATCCCCGACGCCGAGGTGTTCAAGACGCTCACGTCTTCGGGCACCACCGGCGCCGGCGCGTCGCGCATCTACCTGGACAAGGACGCGGCGGGCGCGCAGACCAAGCAGCTCGGCGCGACGCTGCAGGAAGTCCTCGGCGGCGAGCGGCTCCCGATGCTGATGGTCGACACCATCGGCATCATCAAGAACCGCCGTTCGTTCTCCGCGCGCGGCGCCGGCGTGCTGGGCATGGCCAACTTCGGCCGCAAGCACACGTACGTGCTCGACGAGAACGACCAGCCCGACGTCGAGGCCGTGAAGAAGTTCCTCGCCGAGTACGGGGACAAGCCGTTCCTGATCTTCGGGTTCACCTTCATGGTGTGGCTCTACCTGTACGAGGTGGCGCGCGACCACGGGCTTGATCTCTCCAACGGCATCCTGATCCACTCCGGCGGCTGGAAGAAGCTGATCGACCGCGCCGTGGACAACACCGAGTTCCGCCTTCGGTTCAAAGAGGACACCGGCCTCACGCGGATCCACAACTACTACGGGATGATCGAGCAGATCGGCACTGTGTTCCTCGAAGGGCCGTCGGGGAACTCCCTGTACTGCCCGGATTTCGCCGACGTCGTGATCCGTGATCCGGAGACGTGGCGCGAGCAGCCGGTGGGCAAGCCGGGTGTGATCGAGGTCGTCTCGACGCTGCCGCGCTCGTACCCGGGGCACGTGCTGCTGACCGAAGACCTCGGTGTGTACAACGGCATCGACGACGGAGACTGGCCCGGCAAGCACTTCTCCGTGCTGGGGCGGCTGCCGAAGGCCGAGGCGCGGGGTTGTTCGGACACGTTCTCGGGGGCGGCCGCATGA
- a CDS encoding lysylphosphatidylglycerol synthase transmembrane domain-containing protein encodes MTTVRTPEEDSPAPAQPKKSTKAKILDAVRWLAIVLVVVFAAKALTDNWTEFWHTLSDVAWQSSVLSLAALVLAIMVSTWGWQVLVDDLGKPIGYIRGAQICLVGSLGKYVPGSVWAYLLQMELGRKAGLARARIFTGSLIQLGVGVVSALVVSLLAAPTVFSNSPRAMWLFVLIPVGLALLHPRVLTWGTSLVLKILRRPPLERPLTWAVVLKTFGASTLAWVLQGVHLWLLANSVGAPGFNGFVLCVGAMAVAMTVGTFAFILPSGIGVREVAQVAVLTASGLTVGQATAFAVASRVMFTVADLLTAGFAASAAWATNRRMVAAA; translated from the coding sequence GTGACGACCGTTCGAACGCCTGAGGAGGACTCTCCGGCTCCTGCGCAGCCGAAGAAGTCCACCAAGGCGAAGATCCTCGACGCGGTGCGGTGGCTCGCGATCGTGCTCGTGGTGGTCTTCGCGGCCAAGGCGCTCACCGACAACTGGACCGAGTTCTGGCACACGCTGTCCGATGTGGCCTGGCAGTCGTCGGTGCTCAGCCTGGCCGCGCTGGTGCTGGCGATCATGGTGTCGACCTGGGGCTGGCAGGTTCTGGTCGACGACCTCGGCAAACCCATCGGCTACATCCGTGGCGCGCAGATCTGCCTGGTCGGCTCGCTCGGCAAGTACGTGCCGGGTTCCGTGTGGGCGTACCTGCTGCAGATGGAGCTGGGGCGCAAAGCGGGACTCGCGCGGGCCCGCATTTTCACGGGTTCGCTGATCCAGCTGGGCGTCGGCGTCGTGTCGGCGCTGGTCGTGTCGCTGCTGGCGGCGCCGACGGTGTTCAGCAACAGCCCGCGCGCGATGTGGCTGTTCGTGCTCATCCCGGTCGGCCTGGCGCTGCTCCACCCGCGCGTGCTGACGTGGGGCACTTCACTGGTGCTGAAAATTTTGCGGCGCCCGCCCCTCGAACGCCCCTTGACCTGGGCCGTGGTCCTCAAGACCTTCGGCGCTTCGACGCTGGCCTGGGTCCTGCAGGGCGTCCACCTGTGGCTCCTGGCCAACTCCGTCGGCGCGCCGGGCTTCAACGGCTTCGTGCTCTGCGTCGGCGCCATGGCCGTCGCGATGACCGTGGGCACCTTCGCCTTCATCCTGCCCAGCGGCATCGGCGTCCGCGAGGTGGCCCAGGTCGCCGTCCTCACGGCCAGCGGCCTCACCGTCGGCCAGGCCACTGCCTTCGCCGTGGCGTCGCGCGTCATGTTCACGGTCGCCGACCTCCTCACGGCGGGCTTCGCCGCGAGCGCGGCCTGGGCCACGAACCGCCGCATGGTCGCCGCCGCCTGA